Proteins encoded within one genomic window of Cyanobacterium sp. HL-69:
- a CDS encoding toxin-antitotixin system Phd family antidote componet, whose protein sequence is MDAITYTQARKNFSRVMNQVCEDHVPIIITRQSEKPVVMISLEDYSAMEETLYLLRSPKNAQRLYKALGELKQGKYQSHELIEEE, encoded by the coding sequence ATGGATGCAATAACTTATACTCAAGCTCGAAAAAACTTTAGTCGTGTGATGAATCAGGTTTGTGAGGATCATGTGCCAATTATTATTACTCGTCAATCAGAAAAACCTGTAGTTATGATCTCCCTCGAGGATTATAGTGCCATGGAAGAGACATTATATTTATTACGCAGTCCAAAAAATGCACAACGACTCTACAAGGCATTAGGAGAATTGAAACAAGGAAAATATCAAAGTCATGAGTTAATTGAAGAGGAATAA